The following are from one region of the Marinomonas sp. CT5 genome:
- a CDS encoding DUF971 domain-containing protein: protein MATPVPTQINYHKQSRELAITFADGQIFRLSAEFLRVHSPSAEVRGHGLQMPILQYGKKNVAINNVEGAGNYALKISFDDGHDTGLYTWEYLYNIGKNHDELWQMYLDRLEKEGQTRDTSVIQIHQI from the coding sequence ATGGCAACACCAGTGCCAACCCAAATCAATTATCATAAACAGTCTCGTGAGTTAGCGATCACTTTCGCTGACGGGCAAATTTTTCGGCTTAGTGCTGAGTTTTTAAGAGTCCACTCGCCCTCGGCTGAAGTTCGCGGTCACGGCCTGCAAATGCCCATATTGCAATACGGCAAAAAGAACGTCGCCATCAATAATGTTGAAGGTGCAGGCAATTATGCACTGAAAATTTCCTTTGATGATGGTCACGACACAGGTCTTTATACGTGGGAATATCTCTACAATATTGGTAAAAATCACGATGAGCTTTGGCAAATGTACCTAGATCGCCTTGAAAAAGAAGGTCAGACGCGTGACACTTCAGTGATTCAAATTCATCAGATTTAG